A region from the Sphingomonas flavescens genome encodes:
- a CDS encoding glutamine amidotransferase-related protein → MKIAVLETGHPPGNLLERFGRYPAMFQRLLGDGFEIESYDVASGELPAQSNGHDAVLITGSPAGVYDPLPWIAPLEDFIRGSSDRKMVGICFGHQIMGQALGGEVVKSDKGWGTGLQRYRVVHEEHWLDSVREIAVPASHQDQVVTQPPNTEVVATSDFTPFAALSWTDRRAISFQFHPEFCPDFARALIERRRDVLPDPDGAIASLDAPNDSARVAGWIRRFLTA, encoded by the coding sequence ATGAAGATCGCCGTGCTGGAAACCGGGCATCCTCCCGGCAATTTATTGGAGCGGTTCGGCCGCTATCCCGCCATGTTCCAGCGCCTGCTTGGCGACGGTTTCGAGATCGAGAGTTACGACGTCGCGTCCGGCGAGTTGCCCGCCCAATCGAACGGTCATGACGCGGTGCTGATCACCGGTTCGCCGGCAGGCGTCTACGACCCCCTGCCATGGATCGCGCCGCTTGAAGACTTCATCCGCGGGTCGAGCGATCGCAAGATGGTCGGCATCTGCTTCGGTCACCAGATCATGGGACAGGCGCTTGGCGGCGAGGTGGTGAAGTCGGATAAGGGCTGGGGGACCGGCCTGCAGCGCTATCGGGTCGTTCACGAAGAACACTGGCTGGACTCGGTCAGAGAAATCGCCGTCCCGGCTTCGCATCAGGATCAGGTCGTCACTCAGCCGCCGAATACCGAAGTCGTCGCGACGTCGGACTTCACCCCTTTTGCTGCTCTGTCCTGGACCGACCGTCGCGCCATCTCTTTCCAGTTTCATCCGGAATTCTGCCCCGACTTCGCGCGGGCGCTGATCGAACGCCGCCGCGACGTCCTGCCCGATCCAGACGGCGCCATCGCCTCGCTCGACGCGCCGAACGACAGCGCCCGCGTGGCGGGTTGGATACGGCGCTTTCTCACGGCATAG
- a CDS encoding SDR family oxidoreductase, with product MPDLPLAGRHALITGGGTGIGAAAAAHLSAAGAKLSLLGRRLEPLQVVAESFGGTAIQCDVTDSARIEAAFNEARGANGPIDLLIVNAGIAESVPFHKMTRDGWDRIIGTNLTAAFECSRAAIGDLLKSDNGRLVFVASVASLRGVPYAAHYAASKHGLLGLSRSLAAEYAKTNLTVNSVCPGYVDTPMTDQSVARVSQITGRSDADARSAITNMNASGRLVDPEAIGNVIAMLCLPLSRDINGAAITLDGGTSA from the coding sequence ATGCCAGACCTGCCGCTTGCTGGACGCCACGCGCTAATCACCGGCGGAGGCACCGGCATCGGCGCTGCCGCGGCCGCCCACCTCAGCGCGGCCGGGGCGAAACTGTCGCTGCTCGGACGCCGGCTCGAGCCGCTGCAGGTGGTGGCCGAAAGCTTCGGCGGCACGGCGATCCAGTGCGACGTGACCGATAGCGCGCGGATCGAAGCTGCCTTCAACGAGGCGCGCGGGGCGAACGGGCCGATCGACCTGCTGATCGTCAATGCCGGGATCGCCGAGAGCGTGCCCTTTCACAAGATGACGCGCGATGGCTGGGACCGGATCATCGGCACGAACCTTACCGCTGCGTTCGAATGCTCGCGCGCGGCGATCGGCGACCTGCTCAAGAGCGACAACGGGCGGCTGGTGTTCGTCGCCTCGGTGGCGAGCCTCCGCGGCGTGCCTTATGCCGCGCACTATGCGGCATCGAAGCACGGGCTACTCGGCCTGTCGCGCAGTCTCGCGGCGGAATATGCCAAGACCAACCTAACCGTGAATTCGGTCTGTCCCGGCTATGTCGATACGCCGATGACCGACCAGTCGGTGGCGCGCGTGTCGCAGATCACGGGACGCAGCGACGCCGATGCGCGCTCGGCGATCACCAACATGAATGCGAGCGGCCGGTTGGTCGATCCGGAAGCGATCGGCAACGTGATCGCGATGCTCTGCCTGCCGCTCAGCCGCGACATCAATGGTGCGGCCATCACGCTCGACGGCGGGACCAGCGCGTGA
- a CDS encoding enoyl-CoA hydratase family protein → MNFDPASFQPQHFLWAFEDGVATITLNRPERKNPLTFESYDELRDTFRALDHCRAVKVVVVRGAGGNFCSGGDVHEIIGPLTKMDAGGLLQFTRMTGDLVRAMRACPQPIIAAIDGVCAGAGAIIAMASDLRLAAPGTKTAFLFTRVGLSGADMGACAILPRLIGHGRAADLLFTGRTMTTDEGFAWGFFNRIVDDVQDEAAKLAGQLATGPTVAHAITKRQLDAEWNVTIEEAIEMEARAQAHCMQTRDFKRAYDAFAAKQTPVFAGD, encoded by the coding sequence GTGAACTTCGACCCCGCATCCTTCCAGCCCCAGCATTTCCTCTGGGCCTTCGAGGATGGGGTCGCGACGATCACGCTCAACCGGCCTGAGCGGAAGAACCCGCTGACGTTCGAAAGCTATGACGAGCTTCGCGACACCTTCCGCGCGCTGGACCATTGCAGGGCGGTGAAAGTTGTCGTTGTGCGCGGCGCTGGCGGCAACTTCTGCTCAGGCGGCGACGTGCACGAGATTATCGGCCCGCTGACGAAAATGGACGCCGGCGGACTGCTGCAGTTCACGCGGATGACGGGGGATCTGGTCCGCGCGATGCGTGCCTGCCCGCAGCCGATTATTGCCGCGATCGATGGCGTGTGTGCGGGAGCTGGGGCGATCATCGCCATGGCCAGCGATCTGCGGCTAGCCGCGCCCGGGACGAAGACGGCCTTCCTGTTCACGCGTGTCGGGCTGAGCGGTGCGGATATGGGCGCCTGCGCGATCCTGCCGCGTCTCATCGGTCACGGCCGCGCGGCGGACCTGCTGTTCACCGGACGCACGATGACGACCGACGAAGGTTTCGCCTGGGGCTTCTTCAATCGGATCGTCGACGATGTGCAAGATGAAGCCGCGAAGCTCGCGGGCCAGCTCGCGACTGGTCCGACCGTCGCCCACGCCATCACCAAGCGCCAGCTCGACGCCGAATGGAACGTCACCATCGAGGAGGCGATCGAAATGGAAGCGCGGGCGCAGGCGCATTGCATGCAGACGCGAGACTTCAAGCGCGCCTACGACGCTTTCGCCGCGAAGCAGACCCCGGTGTTCGCGGGCGACTGA
- a CDS encoding acyl-CoA dehydrogenase family protein, which yields MADKSFLAWPFFEERHRDLAARLERWCEEWLQDAHPTDVDGACRGLVAELGHAGFLKLTVSDGTTRPDVRSLALCREILARHLGLADFAFAMQGLGSGAISLFGTVEQKREWLPKVASGEAIAAFAMTEPGSGSDAANLGMSAMRDGNEWVLVGEKTYISNGGIADFYVTFARTGEGEGSRGLSAFIVPAGAVTVEERIDAIAPHPLARLNYDRVRLPADAIIGEPGEGFRIGMETLNLFRVTVGAAALGFARRALDEAIRWSTTRRLGTGLLSDNAVTQAKLADMALAVDASALLIYRAAWQQDAGGTDHRRAAAMAKLHATESSQEVIDAAVQMHGGAGVTSGVKVEELYREIRALRIYEGASEVQRQIIARDLLKGAVA from the coding sequence ATGGCCGACAAGAGCTTCCTCGCCTGGCCGTTTTTCGAGGAGCGCCACCGCGATCTCGCCGCCCGGCTCGAACGGTGGTGCGAGGAATGGCTGCAGGATGCGCATCCGACGGATGTCGACGGCGCCTGCCGCGGGCTGGTTGCGGAGCTTGGTCACGCAGGCTTCCTCAAGCTGACGGTTTCCGACGGCACGACACGGCCCGACGTGCGCAGTCTAGCGCTGTGCCGGGAGATTCTCGCGCGGCACCTCGGCCTCGCCGATTTCGCCTTCGCCATGCAGGGCCTCGGATCAGGCGCGATCTCGCTGTTCGGCACCGTCGAGCAGAAGCGCGAGTGGCTGCCCAAGGTCGCATCCGGGGAGGCGATTGCTGCCTTCGCGATGACCGAGCCCGGCAGCGGATCGGACGCCGCGAATCTTGGCATGTCGGCCATGCGCGACGGCAACGAATGGGTGCTGGTCGGCGAGAAGACCTACATCTCCAACGGGGGAATCGCCGACTTCTACGTGACCTTCGCCCGCACTGGCGAAGGCGAGGGGTCGCGCGGACTTTCGGCGTTCATCGTCCCGGCGGGCGCGGTCACCGTCGAGGAGCGCATCGATGCGATCGCGCCGCACCCGCTGGCCCGGCTGAACTACGATCGCGTGCGGCTGCCGGCCGACGCGATCATCGGCGAGCCGGGCGAAGGCTTCCGTATTGGGATGGAAACGCTGAACCTCTTCCGGGTAACAGTCGGCGCTGCAGCCCTTGGCTTTGCGCGACGTGCGTTGGACGAGGCCATCCGCTGGTCGACCACGCGGCGGCTCGGCACCGGCTTGCTATCGGACAACGCGGTGACGCAGGCGAAGCTTGCCGACATGGCGCTGGCAGTCGATGCGTCTGCTCTGCTCATTTACCGCGCAGCCTGGCAGCAGGATGCGGGTGGCACCGACCATCGCCGCGCCGCCGCCATGGCCAAGCTTCACGCCACGGAATCCTCACAGGAGGTGATCGACGCCGCGGTGCAGATGCATGGCGGCGCTGGGGTCACGTCCGGGGTCAAGGTCGAAGAGCTGTATCGCGAGATTCGCGCGCTCCGCATCTACGAGGGTGCGAGCGAGGTGCAGCGGCAGATCATCGCGCGCGACCTGCTGAAAGGAGCGGTAGCATGA
- a CDS encoding RidA family protein gives MKILQPAGWPRPKGYSNGISARGRMIFTAGVVGWDKNESFPDYTLHGQFAQALRNTLQILAEDGAGPQHIVRMTCYVIDRHEYVNSRDEIGAAWKELMGPNYPTMALVEVKGLVESAAKVEIETTAVVEDE, from the coding sequence ATGAAGATTCTGCAGCCGGCCGGCTGGCCGCGGCCCAAGGGCTATTCCAATGGTATTTCCGCGCGCGGGCGGATGATCTTCACGGCCGGCGTCGTGGGCTGGGACAAGAACGAGAGTTTTCCCGACTACACGCTGCACGGCCAGTTCGCGCAGGCGCTGCGCAATACCTTGCAGATCCTCGCCGAGGACGGGGCCGGGCCGCAGCATATCGTGCGCATGACGTGCTACGTCATCGACCGTCACGAATATGTGAATTCGCGCGACGAGATCGGCGCGGCCTGGAAGGAGCTGATGGGCCCCAACTATCCGACCATGGCACTGGTGGAAGTGAAGGGCTTGGTCGAGAGCGCGGCCAAGGTGGAGATCGAAACCACGGCGGTGGTCGAAGACGAGTGA
- a CDS encoding AMP-binding protein: protein MTTDSFVRDRLPPPELLPEFRFDLPELQYPERLNAAAELLKGGAAEAPAVVNDRGRWTYADLDDFSGRIARLLVKEEGLIPGNRVLLRGPNCYTMFAAWLGVLKAGGVVVATMPLLRPGEIAMVIDRAQISHAIVDSRYIGDFRDAVEQTHSVKHIVRYDGDYGRGELETRCASLSALPPANTGRDDPCIIAFTSGTTGVPKGCVQFHRDVLAPCDTFAKHLIDPKPGDIFLTSAPMAFTFGLGITPMFPLRFGAAAATLEQAAPDKMLDAIAKFGVTHLGTAPTAYKAMLSQPALDDALKTMRYCISAGEHLPEATWRAWKDRTDISITDGIGSTEMMHIFVSAAGIDIRPGSTGKAVPGYEATVLDGAGEPMTEGVGRLAIKGPTGCRYLDDPRQRDYVENGWNVTGDTYRKDADGYFWYLARSDDMIVSSGYNIGAPEVENALLSHPAVAECAVIGVPCAERGQKVKAFVVTAADADSGESLATELQAHVKAQIAPYKYPREIQFVDALPKTATGKLKRNRLRDNPPVADA from the coding sequence GTGACCACCGACAGCTTCGTCCGCGACCGATTGCCGCCGCCGGAGCTGCTGCCGGAATTCCGTTTCGACCTGCCCGAACTGCAATATCCCGAACGACTGAACGCGGCCGCCGAATTGTTGAAAGGCGGTGCGGCTGAGGCGCCTGCCGTCGTCAACGACCGCGGACGCTGGACTTACGCCGACCTCGACGACTTCAGCGGCCGCATCGCGCGGCTGCTGGTTAAGGAGGAAGGTTTGATCCCGGGCAATCGCGTGCTGCTGCGCGGGCCCAATTGCTACACGATGTTCGCAGCCTGGCTAGGCGTGCTTAAGGCGGGTGGCGTAGTAGTCGCCACGATGCCGTTGCTCCGGCCAGGCGAGATCGCGATGGTAATCGACCGGGCGCAGATCAGCCACGCCATCGTCGATAGCCGCTACATCGGCGACTTCCGCGACGCGGTCGAGCAGACACATAGCGTCAAGCACATCGTAAGATATGATGGGGACTATGGTCGCGGCGAACTTGAGACGCGATGCGCCAGTCTCTCCGCGCTGCCCCCAGCAAACACAGGCCGCGATGATCCATGTATCATCGCGTTCACCAGTGGGACGACCGGCGTGCCGAAAGGCTGCGTACAGTTTCATCGCGACGTGCTGGCGCCGTGCGACACCTTCGCGAAACATCTCATCGATCCGAAGCCCGGCGACATCTTCCTGACCAGCGCGCCGATGGCGTTTACCTTCGGGCTCGGCATTACCCCGATGTTCCCGCTGCGCTTCGGCGCGGCGGCCGCCACGCTCGAACAGGCAGCGCCGGACAAGATGCTCGACGCCATCGCAAAATTCGGCGTCACCCACCTCGGCACGGCGCCGACCGCTTACAAGGCCATGCTTTCGCAGCCCGCGCTCGACGATGCGCTGAAAACAATGCGCTATTGCATCTCCGCCGGCGAACATCTTCCGGAAGCGACGTGGCGGGCGTGGAAGGACCGCACTGACATCTCGATCACCGACGGCATCGGGTCGACCGAGATGATGCACATTTTCGTGTCGGCTGCTGGCATCGATATTCGCCCTGGTTCAACCGGCAAGGCCGTACCAGGTTACGAAGCGACGGTCCTCGACGGAGCCGGCGAGCCGATGACTGAAGGCGTGGGGCGGTTGGCAATCAAAGGGCCGACTGGCTGCCGTTACCTCGATGACCCGCGACAGCGCGACTATGTCGAGAATGGCTGGAACGTCACGGGCGACACCTATCGCAAGGACGCTGACGGCTACTTCTGGTACCTCGCCCGCAGCGACGACATGATCGTCAGCTCCGGCTACAACATCGGCGCTCCGGAAGTGGAAAATGCGTTGCTGTCCCACCCGGCCGTGGCCGAATGCGCCGTCATCGGCGTCCCCTGCGCCGAGCGGGGCCAGAAGGTGAAGGCGTTCGTCGTAACCGCTGCGGATGCGGATTCCGGCGAATCTCTGGCCACCGAATTGCAGGCGCATGTGAAGGCGCAGATCGCACCTTATAAATACCCGCGCGAAATCCAGTTCGTGGACGCACTGCCGAAGACCGCGACAGGCAAATTGAAGCGCAACCGACTGCGCGACAATCCGCCCGTCGCCGACGCTTAG
- a CDS encoding pitrilysin family protein translates to MRTVSRLGRLTLLATVSFFAAPVLAAAGGSVPIPGLVKQVTIPHTTFKLKNGLTVIVHEDHKAPIAAVTVWYNVGAKDEPAGKTGFAHLFEHLMFNGTENLPGDYFTYLQQIGATNYNGTTNNDRTNYFETVPTGALERAMFMESDRMGHLLGAVTQGVIDNQRSVVQNEKRQGDSRPGGLVQYQLFENLFPVGHPYHHTVIGSMADLDAASLADVKQWFRDKYGPNNAVLVVAGDVKPAQVRMLAEKYFGPISAGPVNRPAQAAVPTLSAPKTVAMKDHVATVIIQKYWTVPGLLDKRLAALDIGGSVLGGLASSRLDRILVRDEKIAVGVTAGLTPLQRVGLFSVSAVVKPGVDPSLVAKRLDEVVADYIAKGPSQDEVQRAVMSEVSGRIRGLEQIGGFGGKAVTLAEGQTFAGDSDFYKRTLASYAAITPAAVRTQMQQWLRRPALTITLSPGERDAYTEAKSVTAAVKQGAAKDAGAAKGNRPLPPVGQTASLQFPTIVHTKLSNGIALEYAQRTAVPVTQVALAFDAGVAADDPRSRGLADMTMSLLDEGTGKLTSQEFAESEERLGADVGTSNAGDRSYVTLNALSPNLAPSLDLMAEVVKDPAFRETDIDRIRAQTLTGIKQQQQDPTRVAGRLLPSVLYGVNHPYGGAPGGDPAAIAKIGRADLVAFRDRWLRPDNAKIFVVSDRPLAELQPLLEARFGQWTPPATAKGIKTFTAPPSRPTSPKILLINRPGAPQSSIVGGQLLPVNPKGDIVALDLANDALGGNFLSRLNMDIREAKGWSYGVNGDFSVSEHAVPYMISAPVQADRTGDALAAMKVDIQQFLTTSGVTQEERDRVVANSVNGLPGRFETGTALLGAMMTMDVLDRPDDYYQTLAPRYQSQTTASLDKSIRATLDPKGFTWIVVGDAAKVRPQLEKLGMPIETVEAP, encoded by the coding sequence ATGCGTACCGTTAGCCGCCTTGGCCGCCTCACGCTGCTGGCCACTGTATCCTTCTTTGCCGCGCCCGTTCTCGCTGCGGCGGGAGGATCGGTCCCGATCCCCGGCTTGGTGAAGCAGGTTACGATCCCGCACACGACGTTCAAGCTGAAGAACGGCCTGACGGTCATTGTCCACGAAGATCACAAGGCGCCGATCGCCGCAGTCACCGTCTGGTACAACGTCGGCGCAAAGGATGAGCCAGCCGGCAAAACCGGCTTCGCGCATCTGTTCGAGCACCTGATGTTCAACGGCACCGAAAACCTGCCCGGCGACTACTTCACCTATCTGCAGCAGATCGGCGCAACCAACTACAACGGCACCACCAACAACGACCGCACCAACTATTTCGAGACGGTTCCGACGGGCGCCCTCGAGCGGGCGATGTTCATGGAAAGCGACCGCATGGGTCACCTCCTGGGCGCCGTGACCCAAGGCGTCATCGATAATCAGCGAAGCGTCGTTCAGAATGAGAAGCGGCAGGGCGACAGTCGTCCCGGCGGCCTTGTCCAGTATCAATTGTTCGAGAACCTGTTCCCGGTCGGTCACCCATATCACCACACGGTCATCGGATCGATGGCCGACCTCGACGCGGCCAGCCTCGCCGATGTGAAGCAATGGTTTCGCGATAAATATGGTCCGAATAACGCAGTGCTGGTGGTCGCGGGCGATGTGAAGCCGGCCCAGGTTCGCATGCTTGCCGAGAAGTATTTCGGGCCCATCTCCGCCGGCCCCGTGAACCGCCCGGCTCAAGCGGCGGTGCCGACGCTCAGCGCACCCAAGACGGTCGCGATGAAGGATCACGTTGCGACGGTGATCATTCAAAAATATTGGACCGTGCCGGGCCTCCTCGACAAGCGTCTGGCCGCCCTGGATATCGGCGGCTCCGTACTCGGCGGGCTCGCCAGCTCGCGTCTCGATCGAATTCTGGTACGCGATGAAAAGATCGCAGTCGGGGTGACCGCCGGCCTGACGCCCCTGCAGCGGGTGGGACTTTTCAGCGTCAGCGCCGTCGTGAAGCCAGGCGTTGATCCATCTCTGGTCGCCAAGCGCCTCGACGAAGTCGTCGCCGATTATATTGCGAAGGGCCCAAGCCAGGACGAGGTTCAGCGCGCGGTGATGAGCGAGGTTTCCGGCCGCATCCGCGGGCTGGAGCAAATCGGCGGCTTCGGCGGTAAAGCGGTGACGCTGGCCGAGGGCCAGACATTCGCGGGCGACAGCGATTTCTACAAGCGCACCTTGGCGTCCTACGCCGCGATCACGCCGGCGGCGGTGCGCACGCAAATGCAGCAATGGCTGCGGCGCCCGGCCCTCACAATTACGTTGTCGCCGGGCGAGCGCGATGCATACACCGAGGCCAAGAGTGTGACCGCGGCGGTCAAACAGGGGGCTGCGAAGGATGCCGGCGCGGCCAAGGGCAATCGCCCACTGCCGCCGGTCGGCCAGACCGCCAGCCTGCAGTTTCCGACGATCGTCCACACCAAGCTGTCGAACGGCATTGCCCTCGAATATGCGCAGCGGACCGCCGTGCCGGTGACCCAGGTTGCGCTCGCCTTCGACGCTGGCGTGGCCGCCGACGATCCCCGGTCGCGTGGCCTTGCGGACATGACGATGAGCCTGCTCGACGAAGGCACCGGCAAGCTCACCAGTCAGGAGTTTGCGGAAAGCGAAGAGCGGCTCGGCGCGGACGTCGGAACATCGAACGCCGGTGACCGGTCCTACGTCACCCTGAACGCGCTGTCGCCAAACCTCGCGCCCTCGCTCGACCTCATGGCCGAGGTCGTGAAGGATCCGGCATTTCGTGAAACGGATATCGATCGTATCAGGGCGCAGACGCTGACGGGGATCAAGCAGCAGCAGCAAGATCCGACGCGGGTTGCGGGCCGCCTTCTGCCGTCGGTCCTGTACGGCGTGAATCACCCCTACGGCGGCGCGCCCGGCGGCGACCCCGCGGCGATTGCCAAGATCGGCCGCGCGGACCTCGTCGCGTTCCGCGATCGCTGGCTGCGACCGGACAACGCCAAGATCTTCGTAGTGTCGGATCGACCGCTCGCGGAACTTCAGCCGCTGCTAGAGGCTCGCTTCGGTCAGTGGACACCCCCGGCCACTGCGAAAGGCATTAAGACCTTCACCGCACCGCCATCTCGGCCGACGTCGCCGAAGATCCTGCTCATCAACCGACCGGGCGCGCCGCAGTCGAGCATCGTTGGCGGCCAGCTGCTTCCGGTGAACCCGAAGGGCGACATCGTGGCGCTCGACTTGGCCAATGATGCGCTGGGCGGCAACTTCCTGTCGCGCCTCAACATGGACATCCGCGAAGCGAAGGGCTGGTCCTACGGCGTCAACGGCGACTTCTCGGTCAGTGAACATGCGGTCCCCTATATGATCTCGGCGCCCGTGCAGGCTGACCGCACGGGGGACGCGCTAGCGGCGATGAAGGTGGACATCCAGCAATTCCTGACCACCAGCGGCGTGACCCAGGAAGAGCGCGACCGCGTGGTCGCCAACAGCGTCAATGGGCTGCCCGGCCGCTTCGAAACGGGCACGGCGCTGCTCGGCGCGATGATGACAATGGACGTGCTCGACCGGCCCGACGATTACTATCAGACGCTCGCTCCGCGGTATCAGTCGCAGACGACAGCTTCGCTGGACAAGTCCATCCGCGCGACACTCGATCCCAAGGGGTTCACCTGGATCGTGGTCGGCGACGCCGCGAAGGTTCGCCCGCAGCTGGAAAAGCTCGGCATGCCGATCGAAACTGTCGAGGCGCCCTAA
- a CDS encoding FxDxF family PEP-CTERM protein, protein MRKLFMAAASAAALALSSGANAAVVVNAGTVTNLNNPNPSAPGSVQVEDGVTTINFGLNPITDTSFTSSFILNNTLAGIYSVSTSTSSPGVTFSGGTMTQLLGCAADFTGCTTGAVFSLLVGTGPVPPAGTTLYLAPTQLAAGNYRLTVNGTGPGNGSFTGNVTIRPAVPEPATWAMMLLGFGATGLMMRRRRTVLAQVA, encoded by the coding sequence ATGCGTAAACTCTTCATGGCTGCTGCGTCCGCAGCGGCTCTTGCACTCTCGTCCGGCGCGAATGCGGCTGTCGTCGTCAACGCCGGGACGGTCACCAACCTTAATAATCCCAACCCGAGCGCCCCGGGGTCTGTTCAGGTTGAGGACGGCGTCACCACGATCAACTTCGGTCTCAACCCGATCACGGATACGTCGTTCACGTCGTCGTTCATTTTGAACAACACGCTGGCTGGCATCTATTCCGTTTCCACGAGCACCAGCTCGCCGGGCGTGACGTTCAGCGGCGGCACGATGACGCAGCTCCTGGGCTGCGCCGCAGACTTCACGGGTTGCACCACGGGAGCCGTATTCAGCCTGCTCGTTGGCACCGGCCCGGTTCCGCCCGCGGGTACGACCCTTTATCTCGCTCCGACGCAGCTTGCGGCTGGCAATTATCGTTTGACGGTCAACGGTACGGGTCCGGGTAACGGATCGTTCACCGGCAACGTCACCATCCGGCCGGCAGTCCCTGAGCCCGCCACGTGGGCAATGATGCTTCTCGGCTTCGGCGCGACCGGTCTCATGATGCGTCGTCGCCGGACGGTGCTGGCCCAAGTCGCCTAA
- a CDS encoding CsgG/HfaB family protein, whose amino-acid sequence MFKHALLAGVALALGSTPVAAAPLFGGGQAKASSGRNEQSQGMAEIPVCTRRLGTLAIVEPDKQWWRELNLGSPEAIIKVFVQRSGCFTMVNRGGAMRSRAMERAMAEQGELQKGSNMGKGQVKAADYFLQPDIVTANQNSGGSGVGAAAGALGGFFGGFGRTVGAVAGGINVKKGEANVTLSLVNARTTEEEALTEGYFRKRDLSFAVGGGAGWWGGFAAAGGGGYENTEIGQIIVLAYLDAYKKMVTQLGGYTPVPATVPAPRR is encoded by the coding sequence ATGTTCAAACACGCGTTGCTCGCGGGCGTTGCGCTCGCGCTTGGTTCAACTCCGGTGGCTGCTGCGCCGCTATTTGGGGGCGGGCAGGCCAAGGCGAGCTCGGGCCGCAATGAGCAGTCGCAAGGCATGGCTGAGATTCCGGTCTGCACGCGGCGGCTCGGGACGCTCGCTATCGTCGAGCCGGACAAGCAATGGTGGCGTGAGCTCAACCTCGGCAGCCCGGAGGCGATCATCAAGGTGTTTGTCCAGAGATCCGGTTGCTTCACCATGGTCAACCGAGGCGGCGCGATGCGCAGCCGGGCCATGGAACGCGCGATGGCCGAACAAGGCGAGCTCCAAAAGGGCTCGAACATGGGCAAGGGTCAGGTGAAGGCGGCGGATTACTTCCTGCAGCCCGACATCGTGACCGCGAACCAGAATAGCGGTGGCAGCGGCGTTGGCGCGGCTGCCGGCGCGCTCGGCGGTTTCTTCGGTGGCTTCGGCCGCACGGTCGGCGCAGTCGCGGGCGGCATCAACGTCAAGAAGGGGGAGGCGAACGTCACGCTGTCACTCGTCAACGCCCGCACGACCGAGGAAGAAGCGCTGACCGAAGGTTATTTCCGCAAGCGTGACCTCAGCTTCGCGGTGGGCGGCGGTGCAGGCTGGTGGGGCGGTTTCGCCGCGGCCGGCGGCGGCGGCTACGAGAACACCGAGATCGGGCAGATCATCGTCCTGGCCTACCTCGATGCGTACAAGAAGATGGTGACCCAGCTGGGTGGCTATACGCCGGTCCCGGCCACTGTTCCAGCACCCCGGCGGTAA